A portion of the Calliphora vicina chromosome 5, idCalVici1.1, whole genome shotgun sequence genome contains these proteins:
- the AspRS gene encoding aspartate--tRNA ligase, cytoplasmic yields MVTENESATQNPAGEGETTSKKAAKKLAKEALKAAKKAEYKASSGKSDNTAEAGDSAEDSSAGLYGMSGIINSQEKHEDRKFVAVHELTQQVGKDAVWVRGRVHNTRAKGKQCFLILRQQSSTVQCILAVGENVSKQFVKFAGNLNKESIIDVEAKAVAVPSKIESCTEQNLELSIQQLFVVSQAKAQLPLQIEDASRPENADDADGLNIRVNQDTRLDNRVLDLRTPANQAIFRLEAGVCRLFRDILTDKGFTEIHTPKIISAASEGGANVFTVSYFKDSAYLAQSPQLYKQMAIAADFDKVFTVGAVFRAEDSNTHRHLTEFVGLDLEMAFKYHYHEVLHTIGDTFTAIFKGLRDRYSREIEAVGQQYKVEPFKFLEPPLILQFSEGVAMLREAGVETGDEEDLSTPNEKLLGRLVKAKYDTDFYILDKFPLAIRPFYTMPDPNNPIYSNSYDMFMRGEEILSGAQRIHDPEFLTERAKHHAIDTSKIAAYIESFRFGCPPHAGGGIGMERVVMLYLGLDNIRKTSMFPRDPKRLTP; encoded by the exons ATGGTGACTGAAAACGAATCGGCTACGCAAAACCCAGCAGGCGAAGGGGAAACTACTTCTAAAAAGGCAGCAAAGAAACTGGCAAAGGAAGCTTTAAAGGCTGCAAAG aaaGCTGAATATAAAGCTTCCTCTGGAAAATCTGACAATACTGCTGAAGCTGGCGATTCTGCAGAGGACAGTTCAGCTGGACTTTATGGCATGTCTGGTATTATTAACTCCCAGGAGAAGCATGAAGACAGAAAATTTGTGGCAGTGCACGAATTGACTCAGCAGGTTGGTAAAGATGCCGTATGGGTACGTGGTCGTGTTCATAACACCAGAGCCAAGGGCAAAcaatgttttttgattttacgtCAACAAAGCAGTACAGTTCAATGTATTCTTGCTGTGGGAGAGAACGTGTCcaaacaatttgttaaatttgcTGGAAA TTTGAACAAGGAAAGCATAATTGATGTTGAAGCTAAAGCTGTGGCCGTACCCTCAAAAATCGAATCGTGTACTGAACAAAATCTTGAATTGTCTATTCAGCAGTTGTTTGTTGTTTCACAAGCTAAAGCCCAATTGCCTCTGCAAATTGAGGATGCTTCACGACCAGAGAATGCTGATGACGCCGATGGTCTTAATATTCGTGTTAACCAAGATACACGTTTGGACAATCGTGTTTTAGATTTAAGAACTCCAGCAAATCAAGCAATTTTCCGCTTGGAAGCAGGTGTTTGTCGTCTATTCCGAGATATTTTAACAGATAAAGGTTTTACAGAAATTCACACtcccaaaattatttcggcTGCCAGTGAGGGTGGTGCTAATGTATTCACAGTTAGCTATTTTAAAG ATTCGGCTTATTTGGCACAATCACCACAATTGTATAAACAAATGGCTATCGCTGCCGATTTTGACAAGGTATTTACGGTTGGAGCAGTTTTCCGTGCTGAAGACTCAAATACTCACAGGCATTTGACAGAATTTGTTGGCCTAGATTTGGAAATGGCCTTCAAATATCACTATCATGAAGTACTTCATACTATTGGCGATACCTTCACTGCCATCTTTAAGGGCTTGCGTGATCGTTACAGTCGTGAAATTGAAGCCGTGGGCCAACAATATAAAGTGGAGCCCTTCAAGTTCTTAGAACCAccattaattttacaattttcggAAGGTGTAGCAATGCTGCGAGAAGCTGGTGTTGAGACTGGTGACGAAGAGGATCTATCCACACCCAATGAGAAATTATTGGGTCGTTTAGTGAAAGCTAAATATGATACTGACTTTTATATTTTGGATAAATTCCCATTGGCAATTCGTCCATTCTATACTATGCCCGACCCCAACAATCCCATATATTCCAACTCCTACGATATGTTTATGAGAGGCGAGGAAATCCTATCTGGTGCCCAACGTATTCACGATCCAGAATTTTTAACCGAGAGGGCGAAACATCACGCAATTG ATACTAGTAAAATTGCTGCCTACATTGAATCGTTCCGTTTTGGTTGTCCTCCTCATGCTGGCGGTGGCATTGGTATGGAACGTGTTGTCATGTTGTATTTGGGCCTAGATAATATTCGTAAGACATCCATGTTCCCACGTGATCCCAAAAGACTTACGCCTTAA